In Herbinix luporum, a single window of DNA contains:
- a CDS encoding zinc dependent phospholipase C family protein: protein MRKKSHISLAKFLVNNMKEHKVIKYKKAFYLGSILPDLIPSFLTKRHTFEETFDILINEIKSITINYDVSKGVSRYFARHLGVITHYLADYFTLPHNSTYTGTITDHVYYEKELKYQLREYIEIEDIHSKAIQGQVLNTFDEIIQFITKTHKEYLEALKTVKEDIRYIIELCSKVVNAIITLFDMTLEALQTGSSNKGLQLNQI from the coding sequence ATGAGAAAAAAATCACATATATCCCTGGCCAAGTTTCTTGTTAATAACATGAAAGAACATAAGGTTATAAAGTATAAGAAAGCATTTTATCTAGGAAGTATTTTACCGGATTTAATACCTTCCTTTTTAACAAAACGTCATACATTTGAAGAAACTTTTGATATTCTTATAAATGAGATAAAAAGTATTACCATTAACTATGATGTAAGCAAGGGAGTAAGCAGGTATTTTGCCAGGCATCTTGGGGTAATTACCCATTATCTTGCAGATTATTTTACTCTACCTCATAATTCGACATATACCGGTACCATAACAGACCATGTTTATTATGAGAAAGAGCTAAAATATCAGCTGAGGGAGTATATCGAGATTGAGGATATTCATTCCAAAGCCATACAAGGACAGGTGCTTAATACTTTTGATGAAATAATTCAATTTATTACTAAGACCCATAAGGAATATCTTGAGGCTTTGAAGACGGTAAAGGAAGATATCCGATATATAATAGAGTTATGCAGTAAGGTGGTAAATGCGATTATTACCCTATTTGATATGACCTTAGAAGCTTTACAAACCGGTAGCAGTAACAAGGGACTACAACTAAATCAGATATAG
- a CDS encoding flavin reductase family protein, with the protein MNQYKIITADQFRKNPFKLIGKDWMLVTAGNEEKVNTMTASWGGLGVMYGKNVAFIVIRPQRYTKEFIDREDTFSLSFLDKKYRKTLNYLGTVSGRNEDKITKSGLTLARYENTPYFDEADHVLICKKLFCQPLNTDGLLEEKLVNTWYRNGDYHTLYIAEVTDILRILHN; encoded by the coding sequence ATGAATCAATATAAAATCATAACAGCAGATCAGTTCCGTAAAAATCCATTTAAACTAATCGGGAAGGATTGGATGCTAGTTACAGCCGGTAACGAAGAAAAGGTTAATACTATGACTGCCTCCTGGGGAGGCTTAGGTGTTATGTACGGAAAAAATGTTGCTTTTATAGTGATAAGACCACAACGATACACAAAAGAATTTATTGATAGAGAAGATACATTTTCTCTAAGCTTTCTTGATAAAAAATATAGGAAAACTCTTAACTATCTAGGTACAGTTTCAGGCCGTAACGAGGATAAAATAACAAAATCGGGATTAACATTGGCAAGATATGAGAATACTCCTTATTTCGATGAGGCAGACCATGTTCTAATATGCAAAAAATTATTTTGCCAACCTCTTAATACTGACGGTCTTTTAGAAGAAAAACTTGTAAACACCTGGTATCGTAACGGAGATTACCACACACTATACATCGCAGAAGTTACTGATATACTTCGTATTCTTCACAACTAA
- a CDS encoding LysM peptidoglycan-binding domain-containing protein has product MIIHVVQPGETLNTIAEQYGVTPERLIIDNELPNPENLVVGQSMIVRIPTEVYTVQPGDTLASIASSYDITTKDLLRNNPWAAVELNPGQTLVITFEEESKLSNALINGYAYPFIDRNTFRKTLPFLTYQSLFTYGFTPEGDLVPLDDSELIGIGYQEGVRPIMMLAPVNAEMNFDSQIAHDMFVNEAGQSRLIDNIVATMQEKGYVGLDIDFEFILPEDRQLFINFISNVKNRLEPLGLLTFVALAPKTSGEMTGLLYEAHDYPAIGAIADIVLLMTYEWGYLYGPPMATAPLNNVRQVLEYGVSVIPREKILMGIPNYAYDWALPFVQGESMAEAITNQEAIARAARYGVTIEFDEAAQAPFYYYTDEQGVQHVVWFDDARSMNAKLGLIPEFQIRGAGVWQIMNFFPALWMVVNELFNIEIG; this is encoded by the coding sequence GTGATAATTCACGTTGTGCAGCCCGGTGAAACTTTAAATACAATAGCAGAACAATATGGTGTTACTCCTGAAAGATTGATTATAGATAATGAGCTGCCAAATCCTGAGAATTTGGTGGTAGGCCAAAGTATGATAGTGAGGATTCCCACGGAGGTATATACGGTACAACCGGGAGATACACTTGCCAGTATTGCTTCAAGTTATGATATTACCACAAAGGATTTACTTAGAAACAATCCATGGGCAGCAGTCGAATTAAATCCCGGCCAAACCTTGGTTATAACCTTTGAGGAAGAAAGTAAATTATCTAATGCATTAATAAATGGATATGCTTATCCATTTATTGACCGGAATACATTTAGAAAAACCCTTCCTTTTCTAACCTATCAATCATTATTTACCTATGGATTTACTCCGGAGGGGGACTTAGTGCCGCTTGATGATAGTGAATTAATAGGCATAGGATACCAGGAAGGGGTAAGACCCATTATGATGCTGGCACCGGTGAACGCTGAGATGAATTTTGATTCTCAAATTGCCCATGATATGTTTGTAAATGAAGCGGGCCAAAGTAGATTAATTGATAATATTGTTGCTACTATGCAGGAAAAGGGTTATGTTGGGCTTGATATTGACTTTGAATTTATTTTACCGGAAGATAGGCAATTATTTATTAATTTTATCTCTAATGTTAAGAATAGATTAGAACCCCTTGGACTGCTTACTTTCGTTGCACTGGCACCAAAAACATCCGGTGAAATGACTGGTCTTTTATATGAGGCTCATGATTATCCGGCAATTGGTGCAATTGCTGATATTGTTCTTCTTATGACTTATGAGTGGGGTTATTTATATGGTCCCCCCATGGCTACTGCACCTCTTAATAATGTACGACAGGTATTAGAGTACGGTGTTTCTGTAATTCCCCGTGAAAAAATTCTAATGGGAATACCTAATTATGCCTATGATTGGGCCCTTCCCTTTGTACAGGGTGAGTCCATGGCGGAAGCTATAACTAACCAAGAAGCAATTGCCCGTGCCGCCCGGTATGGTGTTACCATAGAGTTTGATGAAGCTGCACAGGCGCCATTTTATTATTATACTGATGAGCAGGGAGTACAGCATGTAGTATGGTTTGATGATGCCAGAAGTATGAATGCTAAGCTAGGCCTTATCCCTGAGTTTCAGATTAGAGGGGCAGGGGTGTGGCAGATAATGAATTTCTTCCCAGCCTTATGGATGGTGGTCAATGAATTATTTAATATAGAGATAGGATAG
- a CDS encoding endo-1,4-beta-xylanase codes for MNKRTYRICCFVLMIILTSMVLGGCKILFPQEEEFIELTNPNSSDNKGNNKKDKNKGAQDDQDDIDESSMHMGTVEVIQEVIYVEDFEGETTEFTRRGDSNIEIVKNISNSGKNSLYISGRAEAWNGAKLDLTEVLLDEQKYIINAWVLYEEGPDTIQVNCKIERNGDDYLDVASNVVNKGEWTKLKGSAIIPENTDTAIIYFETDETEKEIIDFYIDKVIISHESVNADRGNIPSLKEVYNDLFTMGVAVAASDITGERKELIKQQFNSLTPANELKPENILDYEKCISDSKYDDSPAVKFDKIEPILEFAKEAEIPVRGHTLIWHDQTPRWFFTEGYSKDKDAPLVSKKLMLKRMKNYIKQVLEYTQTNYPGLIYCWDVVNEVVNPGDMEENGLRTKGSLWYKVIGPSYIEKAFEYAREYADPDVKLFLNDYDTEERGKARYIANLVSSLQEKGLIDGIGLQTHLGIEIPSLVDVDRSIKEYGKLGLEIHITELDMDLTEHTEEELFRQARRYKRLFSFLKTIQEEKAANITNITFWGLTDDSSWLNKPGKSSYPLLFDEYLLQKPAFWGVVLNPDIPLV; via the coding sequence ATGAATAAGCGTACATATCGTATTTGCTGTTTTGTATTAATGATTATATTAACTTCAATGGTTCTTGGAGGGTGCAAAATTCTATTTCCTCAGGAAGAGGAGTTTATTGAGCTTACAAATCCGAATTCAAGTGATAATAAAGGCAATAATAAAAAAGATAAGAATAAAGGTGCCCAAGATGATCAAGATGATATAGATGAATCTAGTATGCATATGGGAACTGTGGAAGTTATACAAGAAGTAATATATGTAGAAGATTTTGAAGGTGAAACTACGGAGTTTACCCGCAGGGGTGATTCAAATATTGAGATTGTAAAGAATATATCTAATTCCGGTAAGAACTCTCTTTATATAAGCGGTAGAGCAGAGGCTTGGAATGGAGCCAAGCTAGATTTGACAGAAGTATTATTAGATGAGCAGAAATATATTATAAATGCTTGGGTATTATACGAAGAAGGACCGGATACTATACAGGTTAACTGTAAGATAGAAAGAAACGGTGATGATTATCTTGACGTTGCTTCTAATGTTGTAAATAAGGGTGAGTGGACTAAGTTAAAGGGAAGCGCTATAATTCCTGAAAATACCGATACTGCTATTATATATTTTGAAACAGATGAAACAGAGAAAGAAATAATCGATTTTTATATAGATAAGGTTATAATTAGCCATGAGTCAGTAAATGCAGATCGTGGTAACATACCTTCATTGAAGGAAGTATACAATGATTTGTTTACCATGGGTGTGGCGGTCGCAGCCAGTGATATTACCGGTGAACGTAAAGAATTAATCAAACAGCAATTCAACAGCTTGACACCGGCTAACGAATTAAAACCAGAAAATATCTTGGATTATGAAAAATGTATTTCTGATTCCAAATATGATGATAGTCCTGCTGTAAAATTTGATAAGATAGAGCCTATCTTAGAGTTTGCCAAAGAGGCAGAGATACCTGTCAGAGGTCACACATTGATATGGCATGATCAGACACCTAGATGGTTTTTTACTGAAGGTTATTCTAAGGACAAGGATGCTCCACTGGTGTCTAAAAAATTAATGTTGAAGCGAATGAAGAACTATATAAAACAGGTTCTAGAATATACACAGACCAATTATCCGGGACTGATTTATTGTTGGGATGTAGTTAATGAAGTTGTCAATCCAGGAGATATGGAGGAGAATGGACTTCGTACTAAGGGCAGTCTCTGGTATAAGGTTATAGGACCGTCTTATATTGAGAAGGCATTTGAATATGCCAGAGAGTATGCCGACCCGGATGTTAAACTCTTTTTAAATGATTATGATACTGAAGAAAGAGGTAAAGCAAGATATATTGCAAATCTTGTTTCAAGTTTACAGGAAAAGGGTCTAATTGATGGAATAGGATTACAAACTCATTTAGGAATTGAGATTCCTTCCTTGGTAGATGTGGATAGATCAATCAAAGAATACGGAAAATTAGGATTGGAAATTCATATTACTGAGTTGGATATGGACCTTACAGAGCATACAGAGGAAGAATTATTTAGGCAGGCTAGAAGATATAAAAGATTATTTTCATTTTTAAAAACAATACAGGAAGAAAAAGCCGCTAATATAACTAATATAACTTTTTGGGGACTTACCGATGACAGCTCCTGGTTAAATAAACCCGGCAAGTCCAGTTATCCATTACTTTTTGACGAATATCTGCTACAAAAACCGGCATTTTGGGGAGTTGTTCTTAATCCGGATATTCCCCTAGTTTAA
- the lepB gene encoding signal peptidase I produces MGKRIIKEIISWVLVFGIAFLLALIINRFVIFKVEVPTGSMENTIMTGDKVFTFRLSYLFSKPKRGDIIVFPFPDNEELDYIKRIIGTPGDKIEIREGILYINDQEVVEDYIMEPMEKEDMEAVVVPEGCYFVMGDNRNSSMDSRVWINKFVEGDKIKGKAIFKYPNFTWLN; encoded by the coding sequence ATGGGAAAGCGAATCATAAAAGAAATTATCAGCTGGGTCTTAGTATTTGGAATAGCCTTTCTTTTGGCATTAATTATTAATCGATTTGTGATTTTTAAAGTGGAAGTACCCACAGGATCCATGGAAAATACAATTATGACAGGAGATAAAGTTTTTACATTTCGCCTATCTTACCTTTTTAGCAAACCCAAACGGGGTGATATAATAGTATTTCCATTTCCGGATAATGAAGAATTAGATTATATAAAGAGAATAATAGGCACTCCAGGTGATAAAATTGAAATTCGAGAAGGTATTTTATATATTAATGACCAGGAAGTAGTTGAAGATTATATAATGGAGCCTATGGAAAAAGAAGATATGGAAGCTGTTGTTGTACCTGAGGGATGTTATTTCGTTATGGGTGATAACAGGAATTCATCCATGGATTCCAGGGTTTGGATAAATAAGTTTGTAGAGGGGGATAAGATTAAGGGCAAGGCTATATTTAAATATCCCAATTTTACCTGGTTAAATTAA
- the argH gene encoding argininosuccinate lyase codes for MMKLWGGRFTKETNQLVHNFNSSISFDQKFYRQDIMGSIAHATMLAKQGIISEDEKKLIVDGLTNIMEDIENGTLEITGEYEDIHSFVESKLIERIGDTGKKLHTGRSRNDQVALDMKLYIRDEIETLDNLLKKLMLTLHRIMKENTETFMPGFTHLQKAQPVTLAHHMGAYFEMFKRDRQRLDDIKKRMNLSPLGSGALAGTTYPLDRNFCASLLGFDGPSLNSMDAVSDRDYLIELLSSLSTIMMHLSRFSEEIIIWNSNEYQFIDLDDAYSTGSSIMPQKKNPDIAELVRGKTGRVYGALISLLTTMKGLPLAYNKDMQEDKELTFDAIDTVKGCLALFDGMLSTMKFSKKVMEESASKGFINATDAADYLVNKGVPFRDAHSIIGRLVLTCIDKGLSLDQLPLEDYKAISPVFDNDIYEAISLTSCVNKRSTLGAPGKEAMEKVIALNEEYLLNN; via the coding sequence ATTATGAAGCTTTGGGGAGGACGATTTACAAAGGAAACAAATCAGCTGGTTCATAATTTTAATTCATCCATATCTTTTGATCAAAAATTCTATCGTCAAGATATTATGGGAAGCATTGCCCATGCTACAATGCTGGCAAAGCAAGGAATCATATCGGAGGATGAAAAGAAACTTATAGTTGATGGCCTTACAAATATTATGGAGGATATTGAAAACGGTACCCTAGAAATCACCGGTGAGTATGAAGATATCCACAGCTTTGTGGAGTCAAAGCTTATAGAAAGAATCGGAGATACCGGTAAAAAACTTCATACCGGCCGCAGCCGTAATGACCAAGTAGCCTTAGATATGAAGTTATATATAAGAGATGAAATAGAAACTCTTGATAATTTGCTAAAGAAGCTTATGCTTACTCTTCACCGGATTATGAAAGAAAATACAGAAACCTTTATGCCCGGATTTACACATCTGCAGAAAGCTCAGCCGGTAACCTTGGCCCATCATATGGGTGCTTATTTTGAAATGTTTAAAAGAGATCGTCAAAGACTGGATGATATAAAAAAAAGGATGAACCTATCTCCCTTAGGTTCCGGTGCCCTTGCAGGAACTACCTATCCCCTAGATCGTAATTTCTGTGCAAGTCTCTTGGGATTTGACGGTCCTAGCTTAAACAGTATGGATGCAGTAAGTGACCGGGATTATCTTATTGAACTTCTTTCTTCCCTGTCCACTATTATGATGCACTTAAGCCGTTTTAGTGAGGAAATTATTATTTGGAACAGTAATGAGTATCAATTTATTGACCTAGATGATGCTTATTCCACAGGCTCCTCTATTATGCCTCAGAAAAAGAATCCCGATATAGCAGAACTGGTAAGAGGAAAAACAGGCCGGGTATATGGGGCTTTAATATCTCTTCTTACTACTATGAAAGGACTTCCCCTGGCATATAATAAGGATATGCAGGAAGATAAGGAACTTACCTTCGATGCAATTGATACAGTAAAGGGTTGTCTTGCCTTATTTGATGGTATGCTTTCTACTATGAAATTTAGCAAAAAAGTTATGGAGGAAAGTGCCAGTAAAGGATTTATAAATGCAACAGATGCTGCCGACTATCTTGTGAATAAAGGTGTCCCCTTTAGGGATGCCCATAGCATTATAGGCCGCCTTGTACTTACCTGCATAGATAAAGGGCTTTCTTTAGACCAATTACCTTTAGAAGATTACAAAGCCATAAGTCCGGTCTTTGATAATGATATCTATGAAGCAATCAGTCTTACAAGCTGTGTTAACAAAAGATCCACTCTCGGTGCCCCAGGTAAAGAAGCTATGGAAAAAGTTATTGCCCTAAATGAAGAATATCTATTGAATAATTAA
- a CDS encoding carboxypeptidase M32 encodes MNKTFEKLQPYLDKAMAFQTARNLFEWDDQTQAPFEAADYTSKVVGILADEYMKCLVNDDVKKLVKKLQEPKEQEELTQKEKAIIKELSKTLKELESIPPQEYKEFNELTSISNRAWAKAKKDNNYEYYAPYLKKIIEYKKKFAGYRAEKNQDSYEVLLRDYEECFGIKDLDLFFEKIKIEIVPLLKQVSKKADTIDKSYNYLKYDIEKQKEFCRYLSGYIGFDYNKGVIAESAHPFTLNLHNHDVRITNHYLENNLESAMFSIIHEGGHALYEMNIDDSLTQTLVGTGASMGMHESQSRFYENIIGRSEAFWAPIYNKLVDTYPENLKNISLEHFIKGINKAEPSLIRTEADELSYPLHIIIRYEIEKMIFSGEADVEKLPQLWNKKYEEYLGISPQNDAEGILQDTHWSFGEFGYFPSYAIGSAVASQLYAKILDLMPFEDYLREGNLTPIREFLRDNIHKYGATKNTNQILKDVTGEEFNPDYYIDYLKNKYEKLYEL; translated from the coding sequence ATGAATAAAACATTTGAAAAACTACAGCCCTACTTAGATAAAGCTATGGCATTTCAAACCGCAAGAAATTTATTTGAATGGGATGATCAAACCCAAGCTCCCTTTGAGGCTGCTGATTATACCTCAAAAGTTGTTGGTATCCTGGCAGACGAATATATGAAATGTCTTGTAAATGATGATGTTAAAAAACTGGTTAAAAAGCTTCAGGAGCCAAAGGAACAAGAGGAACTTACCCAAAAAGAAAAGGCCATAATAAAGGAACTTAGTAAGACCTTAAAAGAGCTTGAAAGTATTCCCCCACAGGAATATAAGGAATTTAACGAACTTACATCCATATCTAACCGGGCTTGGGCAAAGGCAAAAAAAGATAATAACTATGAGTATTATGCACCATATCTAAAAAAGATCATTGAATATAAAAAGAAATTTGCCGGATACCGTGCAGAAAAAAACCAGGATTCCTACGAGGTATTATTACGTGATTACGAGGAATGTTTTGGAATAAAAGATCTAGATCTTTTCTTTGAGAAAATAAAGATAGAAATAGTTCCCTTATTAAAGCAGGTATCTAAAAAAGCTGATACTATTGATAAAAGCTATAATTATTTAAAATATGATATAGAGAAGCAAAAGGAATTTTGCAGATACTTAAGCGGATATATAGGCTTTGATTATAATAAAGGAGTTATTGCCGAAAGTGCCCATCCATTTACCTTAAATCTTCATAACCATGATGTGCGCATAACTAATCATTACCTTGAAAACAACTTAGAAAGTGCCATGTTTTCAATTATCCATGAAGGGGGTCATGCCCTATATGAGATGAATATTGATGATTCCTTAACTCAAACTTTAGTTGGTACGGGAGCTTCTATGGGAATGCATGAATCCCAATCTAGATTTTATGAGAATATAATCGGACGAAGTGAGGCCTTCTGGGCACCAATTTATAATAAGTTAGTAGATACCTACCCTGAGAATTTAAAAAATATCAGCCTGGAGCATTTTATTAAAGGAATAAATAAAGCAGAGCCCAGTCTTATACGTACAGAAGCTGATGAGCTATCCTATCCTCTTCATATAATAATTCGTTATGAGATTGAAAAAATGATTTTTTCAGGAGAGGCAGATGTGGAAAAGCTTCCCCAGCTGTGGAATAAGAAATATGAGGAGTACTTAGGAATAAGTCCGCAAAACGATGCTGAGGGCATCCTACAAGATACCCATTGGTCCTTTGGGGAATTTGGATATTTTCCCTCATATGCCATAGGCTCTGCGGTAGCTTCTCAACTTTATGCAAAAATACTTGATTTAATGCCTTTTGAAGATTATCTAAGAGAAGGTAATCTTACACCCATAAGGGAATTTTTAAGGGATAATATTCACAAGTATGGAGCTACAAAAAATACAAATCAAATCCTAAAAGATGTTACCGGTGAAGAATTTAATCCTGATTATTATATAGATTATCTTAAGAATAAATATGAAAAACTTTATGAACTGTAA
- the eno gene encoding phosphopyruvate hydratase: MKSLRIEKVIGREILDSRGNPTVEADVILCDGSIGRAAVPSGASTGAFEAVELRDGDKSRYLGNGVKKAVENINTKIASALQGMDACNQAEIDALMLKLDGTPNKGNLGANAILGVSMAVAKAAAAALNIPLYRYLGGVNAKTLPVPMMNIINGGKHADSSLNIQEFMIMPVGATTFSQALEQSTTVFHILKKLLKNDGYVTAVGDEGGFAPKFNSDTEALDYIVKAIEEAGYRPGEDFYIAIDAASTEMYEEAKKAGREGDYLFWKSGEYKTVDEMVDFWDEICNKYPVISLEDGLAEEDWNGWKKLTERIGHKVQLVGDDLFVTNTDRIKKGIDGNISNSVLIKVNQIGTLTETLDAIEMAKNNRWTAVISHRSGETEDVTLADIAVATNAGQIKTGAPSRTDRVAKYNQLLRIEQELGSNAVYLGKNAFKVSR, translated from the coding sequence ATGAAGAGTTTAAGGATTGAAAAGGTAATAGGACGTGAAATATTAGATTCAAGAGGAAATCCAACTGTAGAAGCAGATGTAATCTTATGTGACGGTAGTATTGGCAGGGCAGCGGTTCCTTCAGGAGCATCCACAGGGGCTTTTGAAGCAGTAGAGCTTAGGGACGGTGATAAAAGCAGATATCTGGGAAATGGTGTTAAAAAAGCAGTGGAAAATATCAATACCAAGATTGCTTCAGCCTTACAGGGTATGGATGCCTGTAACCAGGCTGAAATAGATGCTCTTATGCTAAAGCTTGATGGAACCCCTAATAAGGGTAATCTAGGTGCCAATGCAATTCTAGGAGTTTCCATGGCTGTGGCTAAGGCAGCAGCAGCCGCTTTAAACATTCCTTTATATCGTTATCTTGGGGGTGTAAATGCCAAGACCCTTCCGGTTCCTATGATGAATATTATAAATGGTGGTAAGCATGCTGACTCCAGCCTTAATATACAGGAATTTATGATAATGCCTGTGGGTGCAACTACCTTTAGCCAAGCCTTAGAACAAAGTACTACAGTATTTCATATCTTAAAAAAGCTGCTTAAAAATGACGGATATGTAACAGCAGTAGGTGATGAAGGGGGATTTGCACCAAAATTTAACAGCGATACAGAAGCCTTAGATTATATAGTTAAAGCCATAGAAGAAGCGGGATATCGTCCCGGTGAGGATTTTTATATTGCCATTGATGCGGCTTCTACTGAGATGTATGAAGAAGCTAAAAAGGCAGGTAGGGAAGGAGATTACCTATTCTGGAAATCAGGTGAATATAAGACTGTAGATGAAATGGTTGATTTCTGGGACGAAATATGTAACAAATATCCGGTTATTTCTTTGGAGGACGGTTTGGCAGAAGAGGATTGGAACGGATGGAAGAAGCTAACTGAGAGAATTGGCCATAAGGTTCAGCTGGTGGGAGATGATTTATTCGTTACCAATACCGACAGAATAAAAAAAGGAATCGACGGCAATATATCTAATTCCGTCTTGATTAAAGTTAATCAGATAGGTACCTTAACTGAGACCTTAGATGCTATTGAAATGGCTAAGAATAACAGATGGACAGCGGTAATATCCCATCGTTCCGGTGAAACTGAGGATGTAACCCTTGCTGATATTGCAGTAGCAACCAATGCCGGACAGATTAAGACCGGTGCACCTTCAAGAACCGACCGTGTGGCAAAATATAACCAACTATTAAGAATAGAGCAGGAGCTTGGTAGCAATGCAGTTTATTTAGGAAAGAATGCATTTAAGGTAAGCAGATAA